The Edaphobacter sp. 12200R-103 genome contains a region encoding:
- a CDS encoding succinate dehydrogenase — protein sequence MATAAPPAPPATPPLRGVQPLRAGQGHSFFWRKLHSLTGIVPIGAFLIEHIVSNFEAINGPLAYAQQVKFLNSLPLVRLLEWAFIFIPLAYHAGYGVFIAVRGRSNVNVYPWSGNRMYVIQRITGIIALLYIVQHLWRQRFTGVMLPEHPGAAFHKVQMELHNPWMLAIYVIAMIATTWHFAYGVWLFAAKWGITPGDKARKRFGYVCAVGGAGLCLLGLISIWAFVGPKYANAPEDVMPAQPPGVTMPAPQNPVPGSTNTEPSSLQR from the coding sequence ATGGCAACTGCCGCACCGCCAGCCCCTCCTGCCACTCCGCCTCTTCGCGGTGTGCAACCGCTTCGTGCTGGCCAAGGGCACTCCTTCTTTTGGCGCAAGCTGCACTCCCTGACGGGCATCGTACCGATCGGCGCCTTTCTGATTGAGCATATTGTCTCTAACTTCGAGGCCATCAACGGGCCCCTTGCGTACGCGCAGCAGGTTAAGTTTCTGAATAGCCTGCCTTTGGTTCGCCTGCTGGAGTGGGCATTCATCTTTATCCCGCTGGCGTACCACGCCGGCTACGGCGTCTTCATAGCTGTGCGTGGCCGCTCGAACGTGAATGTCTATCCCTGGTCGGGCAACCGGATGTATGTCATCCAGCGCATTACCGGGATTATCGCGCTCCTTTATATAGTCCAGCATCTCTGGCGCCAGCGTTTTACGGGAGTCATGCTGCCGGAGCATCCCGGCGCCGCCTTCCACAAGGTGCAGATGGAGCTTCACAACCCCTGGATGCTGGCAATCTATGTCATCGCGATGATAGCCACGACGTGGCACTTCGCCTACGGAGTCTGGCTGTTTGCCGCGAAGTGGGGTATCACGCCGGGAGATAAGGCTCGCAAGCGCTTCGGCTATGTCTGTGCCGTGGGCGGCGCGGGGCTGTGCCTACTAGGCCTGATCAGCATCTGGGCCTTCGTCGGTCCCAAGTACGCCAACGCCCCGGAAGATGTGATGCCAGCGCAGCCGCCTGGAGTAACGATGCCTGCTCCCCAGAATCCTGTTCCCGGCTCAACCAACACCGAGCCCTCCAGCCTGCAACGCTAG
- the sdhB gene encoding succinate dehydrogenase iron-sulfur subunit — translation MPSTIKVEIKRQATPDSAPFTEKFEIPYRPGMNITSLLGEIALNPTDVSGKATTPVTYDSNCLEEICGSCAMLINGKARMACSALVDKLEQPITLAPLSKFPVVRDLAVDRSVLFENLKKVKAWVPIDGTYDLGSGPRQFPQVQEQRYPLSNCISCCCCMEVCPQFNDVTNFVGAATIAQTKLFNLDPAGAVLAEDRLRALAGDGGIQECSFAQNCVMTCPKELPLTEAISDMERDVFVQQVKDMFTR, via the coding sequence ATGCCAAGCACAATCAAAGTCGAGATCAAGCGCCAAGCCACCCCTGATTCCGCTCCTTTCACGGAGAAGTTTGAGATTCCCTATCGCCCGGGCATGAACATTACATCCCTGCTTGGCGAGATTGCGCTTAATCCCACCGACGTCAGCGGCAAGGCGACGACGCCGGTCACCTACGACTCCAACTGCCTGGAAGAGATCTGCGGATCATGCGCCATGCTGATTAATGGAAAGGCGCGCATGGCCTGCTCGGCCCTGGTCGACAAGCTGGAGCAGCCGATCACGCTGGCTCCTCTCTCGAAGTTCCCGGTGGTTCGCGATCTTGCAGTCGATCGCTCCGTGCTGTTTGAGAATCTGAAGAAGGTGAAGGCGTGGGTGCCGATCGATGGCACGTACGATCTCGGATCCGGCCCCAGACAATTCCCGCAGGTTCAGGAGCAGCGCTATCCGCTTTCGAACTGCATCTCCTGCTGCTGCTGCATGGAGGTCTGCCCCCAGTTCAACGACGTCACCAACTTCGTCGGTGCGGCGACCATCGCCCAGACCAAGCTGTTCAATCTCGACCCTGCCGGAGCTGTGCTGGCGGAAGATCGGCTGCGCGCGCTTGCTGGAGATGGCGGTATCCAGGAGTGCAGCTTTGCCCAGAATTGTGTCATGACCTGTCCGAAGGAACTCCCCCTGACCGAGGCGATCAGCGATATGGAACGTGATGTCTTCGTCCAACAGGTCAAAGATATGTTTACCCGCTAG
- a CDS encoding acyltransferase: MSRGRENNFDILRLTLAVLVVLFHVGHLSGNPLFDPLPRYFSGHLAVEGFFAISGFLIFASYERSSSLQDYFIKRAARILPGYWLSTALCLAIAFYYGSFHVGKFLFANLTFANFLAGDIPGVFEKNPMTGMNGALWTIKIEVMFYILVPAIVWLCRRLNRDAVLWTLFVLSIIYRVAMADHNTYALQLPGQLSFFMIGALIHYHLRFFEEHGKWLTVAAVLLYLGHVMTGWFALRPAAIATLTLSVSLLFPTIKGPTRWGDFSYGIYVLHWPIIQMFVAAGLYRTHPWTALTLSCLTIAIAAVFSWFVIEKPSLAFAHSRRIKNRYPAVTPS; encoded by the coding sequence ATGAGTCGCGGTCGCGAGAATAACTTCGACATTCTCCGCCTGACACTGGCGGTACTTGTTGTTCTGTTTCATGTCGGGCACCTCAGCGGGAATCCCCTGTTTGATCCTCTCCCGCGCTATTTCAGCGGGCACCTGGCGGTCGAGGGATTTTTTGCGATCTCCGGCTTCCTGATCTTCGCCAGCTACGAGCGCTCCTCCTCTCTTCAGGACTACTTCATCAAGCGGGCTGCACGCATTCTGCCCGGCTATTGGCTATCGACGGCGCTCTGCCTGGCCATTGCGTTTTATTACGGCAGCTTCCACGTCGGCAAATTCCTTTTTGCCAATCTGACCTTCGCCAACTTCCTTGCAGGGGACATTCCGGGAGTATTTGAGAAGAACCCGATGACCGGGATGAACGGGGCGCTGTGGACGATCAAGATTGAGGTGATGTTCTACATTCTGGTTCCCGCGATTGTCTGGCTTTGCCGTCGCCTGAACCGGGATGCGGTCCTGTGGACCCTCTTTGTGCTCTCGATCATCTACCGGGTCGCCATGGCGGACCACAACACGTATGCGCTTCAACTCCCCGGTCAGCTCTCATTCTTCATGATCGGGGCGCTGATCCACTATCACCTGCGTTTCTTTGAAGAGCACGGAAAGTGGCTGACGGTGGCCGCGGTTCTGCTTTATCTTGGCCATGTGATGACGGGCTGGTTTGCTCTTCGCCCCGCAGCTATTGCCACACTCACCTTGAGCGTGTCCCTTCTATTCCCAACGATCAAGGGGCCGACACGCTGGGGAGACTTCTCCTATGGGATCTATGTTCTGCACTGGCCCATCATCCAAATGTTTGTGGCCGCAGGCCTTTATCGAACTCATCCATGGACTGCGCTGACTCTTTCATGCCTTACCATCGCCATCGCAGCCGTATTTTCATGGTTTGTGATTGAAAAACCATCTCTCGCATTTGCACATTCGCGGCGAATTAAAAATCGCTATCCCGCCGTTACCCCAAGTTAA
- the sdhA gene encoding succinate dehydrogenase flavoprotein subunit: protein MAAATPRIVVVGGGLAGLSAVIKIAEAGGKVDLFSIVPVKRSHSVCAQGGINSAKNLKGEGDSPWAHFDDTIYGGDFLANQTPVKQMCEQGPGIIDLLDRMGVPFNRTPEGLLDFRRFGGTLFNRTAFAGATTGQQLLYALDEQVRRYESEGKVTKYEGWEFLSSVLDSKGICRGICAMDLRTMELRTFPADAIIICTGGNGAIFGKSTNSVVCTGSAQSALYQQGAYYANGEFIQVHPTAIPGEDKLRLMSESARGEGGRVWVPKDKNDKRASQSIPESDRWYFLEEWYPKYGNLVPRDVATRAIFKVVYEHGMGIDGQPMVYLDVSHLSPERQHKLEGILEIYEKFVGDDPRKVPMKIFPGMHYTMGGLWVDFNQQTNIPGVFAAGEADYSIHGANRLGANSLLSCIYGGFVAGPQAMQYAKSLTAIEGDGGHAAELQRQKEYNDVLLKNPGTENPFKIWRELGETMTKHATIIRYNAGLDEADAKIVELQQRYRNINLSDKSQWANTSFAFARQLYNMLELARVIVQGARLRDESRGAHYKPDFPERNDERFLKTTKASFVSGAPKFEYEDIDIQFIPPRPRRYDATA, encoded by the coding sequence ATGGCAGCAGCAACCCCGAGAATTGTAGTTGTAGGCGGCGGACTCGCCGGCCTCTCCGCCGTCATCAAGATCGCCGAAGCGGGAGGCAAGGTTGACCTCTTCTCCATCGTGCCGGTGAAGCGCTCGCATTCGGTCTGCGCACAGGGCGGCATCAACTCAGCCAAGAACCTGAAGGGCGAAGGCGACAGCCCCTGGGCTCACTTTGACGACACCATCTATGGCGGCGACTTTCTGGCCAACCAGACGCCGGTCAAGCAGATGTGCGAGCAGGGTCCTGGAATCATCGACCTGCTCGACCGCATGGGCGTGCCCTTCAACCGGACACCCGAGGGGCTGTTGGACTTTCGCCGGTTCGGCGGAACGTTGTTCAATCGGACAGCCTTTGCCGGAGCCACGACCGGGCAGCAGCTGCTCTACGCACTCGACGAACAGGTACGCCGCTACGAGTCCGAAGGCAAGGTCACGAAGTACGAGGGGTGGGAGTTCCTGTCCTCCGTACTCGATTCCAAGGGCATCTGCCGCGGCATCTGCGCGATGGACCTGCGCACGATGGAGCTGCGCACCTTCCCGGCGGACGCCATCATCATCTGCACTGGCGGCAACGGAGCCATCTTCGGAAAGTCGACGAACTCCGTCGTCTGCACCGGATCGGCTCAGTCGGCCCTGTATCAGCAGGGCGCCTACTATGCGAATGGCGAGTTCATCCAGGTGCATCCGACGGCGATTCCGGGCGAGGACAAGCTGCGCCTGATGTCGGAGTCGGCCCGCGGTGAGGGCGGCCGCGTCTGGGTCCCCAAGGACAAGAACGACAAGCGCGCCTCGCAGTCGATTCCGGAGTCGGATCGCTGGTACTTCCTCGAAGAGTGGTATCCGAAGTACGGCAACCTGGTTCCACGCGACGTCGCTACCCGCGCCATCTTCAAGGTGGTCTACGAGCACGGCATGGGAATCGACGGACAGCCGATGGTATATCTGGATGTCTCCCACCTGTCTCCGGAGCGGCAGCACAAGCTCGAGGGAATCCTCGAGATCTACGAGAAGTTTGTGGGCGACGATCCCCGCAAGGTTCCCATGAAGATCTTCCCCGGCATGCACTACACCATGGGCGGCCTGTGGGTGGATTTCAACCAGCAGACCAATATCCCCGGAGTCTTCGCGGCGGGTGAGGCAGACTACTCGATCCACGGAGCAAATCGTCTCGGTGCGAACTCCCTGCTCTCCTGCATCTACGGTGGATTTGTGGCCGGGCCGCAGGCGATGCAGTATGCAAAGTCATTGACGGCGATCGAGGGCGACGGCGGTCACGCGGCCGAGTTGCAGCGCCAGAAGGAATACAACGACGTTCTGCTGAAGAATCCGGGTACCGAGAACCCCTTCAAGATCTGGCGCGAGCTTGGTGAGACGATGACCAAGCACGCCACCATCATCCGGTATAACGCCGGTCTGGATGAGGCGGACGCCAAGATCGTTGAGCTGCAGCAGCGTTACCGGAACATCAATCTCTCCGATAAGAGCCAGTGGGCGAACACGAGCTTTGCCTTTGCCCGGCAGCTCTATAACATGCTGGAGTTGGCGAGGGTAATCGTGCAGGGTGCTCGGCTTCGGGACGAGTCCCGAGGAGCGCACTACAAGCCGGACTTCCCGGAGCGCAACGACGAAAGGTTCCTGAAGACGACCAAGGCGAGCTTTGTGAGCGGCGCGCCGAAGTTCGAGTACGAGGACATCGATATTCAGTTCATCCCACCCAGGCCGCGGCGCTACGACGCCACTGCCTAG